The Dioscorea cayenensis subsp. rotundata cultivar TDr96_F1 chromosome 18, TDr96_F1_v2_PseudoChromosome.rev07_lg8_w22 25.fasta, whole genome shotgun sequence genome includes the window AAATACCTTGACAAGCTGTGGAGCATAGAGCATTGTATTCAGATTCTGTTGTTGAAAGAGCCACCacttcttgcttctttgataGCCAGGTTACAGCACCAGAACCCAAATGGAACACACCACCGGAGGTACTTTTCCTATCCTCTTTGCAGCCTCCCCAATCACTATCCGAAAAGCCTTCAAGTTTAAATTCTCCCCCTTTTTTGTAATAGATTCCAAAATCAATGGTTCCAGCAAGGTATCTAAGTACCCTTTTGCATGCACTAAAATGTAAATTGGTAGGCTTGGACATAAATCGAGATAATACTCCAACTGTATATGCTATATCAGGCCTTGACTGTGTTAAGTACATAAACTTTCCAACCAGTCTTCTATATTTAGTAGCATCTGCAAAGCCAGAATCATCTTCAACTTGAAACTGAATGCTTGCATTCATTGGAGTTGGCATTGATTTACAATGCTCCATTTAAAATTCCTTCAATATATCTCTGATGTATTTCTGCTGACAAATGTGTATGCCTTGCTTCATTTGTCTCACTTCCAAACCTAGGAAGTAAGTCATGATTCCCAAGTCACTCATTTCAAATGATTTCTTCATAGTGCACCTGAATTCTTCCACCATTCTTGTAGATGATCccataataattatatcatcaacatatatgcAGACCAATAACACCTCACCTTCTCCTGTGCTCTTCTTATACAAAGTGGGTTCATGAATGCTCCTTTGAAAGCCTTGCTCATGGAAGTATGAGTCTATCTTGCTATACCATGCTTTTGGTGCCTGTTTAAGCCCATATAAGGCTTTCTTGAGCTTATACACTTGATGCTCTTTCCCTGGCACTATGAAACCTTGGGGCTGCTCTACAAAAACTTCTTCACTAACTTCTCCATTTAAGAATGCAGATTTTGCATCCATGTGATAAACTTGCCACTCTTTGTGTGCAGCAATTGCAAGCATTAACCTGACAGTCTCTAATCTTGCAACAGGGGAGAATACATCTTCATAATCAACTCCTTTTTCTTGCACATAGCCACGTGCCACCAATCTGGCTTTATATTTTTGAACTTCTCCATTAGCATcgaattttgttttataaatccaTTTTAATCCAATAATCTTCTTATTCATAGGTGCTGCAACCAATTTCCAACTATCATTCCTCTGAATTGCCTGAAACTCTTCATCCATGGCTTTCTTCCAAATAGGATTTTGACATGCTTCATCATAATTTGAAGGATCTGACATATGTAAGGCAAAGGAGCAGCTTTCATATATGTCTCTCAACATGCGTACCCTGCTTGGTGGTGAATCTTCTTGAGTTGATTCTCCTTGTGATGAAGAGTTAGAGCTTTCACCATCAGATACTGAACCTTCCTGTCTTTGAATTTCTACTCTTGGAATATTTGCTTCAGTTGAACAATTGCCTTCTAATGCTCCATGTATAACTTTTTTCTGCACAATCTATTGTTCAGTACTCCAATTCCAACATTCATTCTCAAAAAATGTAACATCTCTACTTATTATTACTCGTCCACTAATTggattatataatttgtatgcTTTTGATTCATCAGAATAACCTATAAAGATGCATTTCTGGGCCCTATCATCAAGCTTTTGAAGTGTATGCGAAGGCAAGTGTGTGAGTGCAatacaaccaaatatttttaaatgacttaCAGTGGGCTTGACTCCTCTCCAAGCTTCATAAGGTGTTCGATTTGGTACAGCCTGTGTTGGAGAAATATTTGATAGATAGACCGCAGTTGCAATGGCCTCAGCCCAAAATTTGGTTGGCAGCTTCCTTGCATTTAACATGCTCCTTGCTTTGTCTACTAACGTTCTGTTCTTGCGCTCAGCTATGCCATTTTGCTGAGGTGAATATGGGGCAGTGAACTCCCTTCGAATTCCCATTCTCTCACAATATTCCTTGAATTGATTTGACTTGAATTCACCTCCTCGGTCTGATCTGAGAGTCTTCAATTTCTGTCCAGTTTGTCTTTCAAGCATAGCTTGAAATTTTCGGAAGTACTCCAATGTCTCATACTTATTCTTCAAGAAGTATACCCATGTCATACAgctaaaatcatcaatgaagACCAAAAAATATCTGCTGCCACCTAATGATTCCACTTGTATAGGGCCACAAAGATCAGTGTGTATTAACTCCAACCTTTGTCTTGCTCTCCATGATTTTCCAGAAGGAAAaggtgttcttgattgttttccAAATACACAAGCTTCACACTGATCCAGCTTCTTCATAACAGGTATTCCATGCACCATATGTTTCTGGTAAAGTAACAGAAGACTTTTAATATTCAAATGTCCAAACCTGTAATGCCATAACATTgatatttcatcatttttaattGCTACATTGGCATGACCAACTTGTGACACCTCCAAGGGAAACATATTGTTCTTGGTTTGTTGAACATGAGCCAACTGTGCACCAGTTTTAATATCCCAAATTGTGCATGCATTTTTCTCAAATACCACTCTGTATCCAGACTTCATCAATTGGCCTACACTGATCAAATTATGAGCCAGATTTGGGACATACTACACATCATGGATTTGTTTCAATCTCCCATCTGTTGTACCAAGAACTACTGTTCCCTTACCTTCCATTTGAATCTCCTTATCATTTCCCAAGCGCACCTTATTTTTCTGTGTCTCATCTATACTTTGAAAAATCTTCCTGGATCCAGTCATATGGTTGGAACAACACTGTCTACCAACCATATTGAGCTACCTGGATGTTGACCTGTTGTTTGTACCATGAAGAGATTTGTTGGCTCATTTGAGATGTTTGTCTCCAGGAAATTAGTATCTGCAGCTTTATTTCTGAACCGACAATCAGCTTTCAAATGACCATATCGCTTGCAAATATGGCATTGAATATAGCTTCTAGTTGGCCGTTGATTGTTTGCTTGTGATGTATAATCACCTCCGCTATTCTGTTTTGGAACATACACTCTTCCACGGCCTCTTCCTCGTCCTCGTCCATGAAAAACACCTCTACCTCTACCTCTGGGTATCCACTTTTGCACACCAGAAGACTCACCTTTCACATGGAATGCTCTCTCTTCCACTTTTTCTCCGACATTCTCCATTCTAATCTCATGTGCTTGTAATGAACTTGTCAACTCATCAAGGGACATTTTGGAAATGTCTTTTGCCTCCTCAATGGCTGCTACAACATAATTAAACCTTGGAGTCAAGCTCCTCAAGATCTTGGATACTACTTCCTCTTCAGTGATTTCAAAGCCCAATCCTTTGATCTGATTAACTATAGTTACAACCCTGGTGATATACTCTTGAATATTCTCAGTGTCTTTCATCTGCAACACTTCAAAACGCTGCCTCAGCGTCTGCCTTCTCACTGAGATTATACGTGATGGCCCTTGATGCTGCTTTTGTATCTGTTCCCATGCTTCCTTGGCTGATTTTGCTGCAGATATTCTGTCAAAAATATGATCATCCACAGCCTGCTGAATCAAATACATGGCTTTTGCATCCTCTTTTTGGCTGTCTTCTTTCTGTGCTTCAGTTCCGGTTGTTATCACACCGTTCTCCACCACCTTCCAAAGTCCTTGAGATCGGAACAAGGTCTTCATCTTCACACACCAACGTTCATAACCTTCACCTTTGAAGAGAGGAAGTGTTGGTAAAGGAACTTCAGTTGTTGAGCTACTAGCCATGACTACTCTGTCTTCTACTCTTCTAAGTTTCTGAACTTTTAATAATCTTCTTCAAATATGCTCTGATACCAGTGATGATCCAAGCACACACAGAGAGCTGATCTATATTCAGTGGAAATCAAAAACTAGAACTCACAATGCACTCACACTCCAAAGAAaacttctctatttttttctcttcattcaaCTCAACCAGCTAACCCATTACATTCTTCTTTCATATTCATACATTCCAGAGAGTTCAGCTACTATTCAacatacaaataaaacataatgaCATGCTAAACATATAGACTCAGACATAGCTATATTGCACTAGAGATGTTacaatatattatatgttatattatcAACTAGCACATTCCAAGAGTAGTCTAGATGTTCAACACTTTGTTACATAGTTGAATAAGTCAACTCTGACTTCAATCATAGTCCAACAACTTGTACCTTTTTTGTAATAGCGGATAACTTAACAAGCATAATGGTAGGTTATTGCTAGAGCAGTGcgtttatctttttctttttgcattgcCTTGCACTTGCATCCCATggttttatcataatttatcgATTAAAATGCAACTACTCTACTTGTACTATCTTGAATTTCCCAAATGCTGGTTTACCCAGAGTAGCCTAACTATGCTATGGCTATAATTTGCATTCTACTTAACTTGTATTATATTTAATTCACATGTTCCTTTAATTGTATTTTGAGAGCTTCTTTTGCTGTTAACAAACATTTTGTGAAAAATAGCTTGAACTATTGTATGGCAGTGAAGATTTGTGGGCATTTATCAACTTTGCTAGAGAGGATCATATATACTAGCATACAAACTCTTGCGGCTTTCTTGAGGATGCATAGCACGTTGGTATGTGAAAAGCTTGCTGATGCTTTAGATGTGATTTTTGTTATCAACTTGCTTTGTGGTTATATAAGTTCTTTCAGGCTTCTAATGAGGAAGGTGCTTCAAAAGTTTTTGAGTTACTTTAGAGTAAAATGAGCTGCTCGTTTGGCCAGATTACCTTGTTGCCATGTGTTTTTTAATGCTGATGCTTTTGCTTTGCCCTTTCAGACCTAAGTCTCAGAGTGTACCATTGAGCACatgtcaaaacaaaacaaaacaacaacagcagcaatTACAAGAATAGTGTGaccaaattaccaaaatgtTGGATATTTTCTGATGGCTTTCTTTGCAGTTAGTAAACACATTCAACAATTTGATATTTCAATATGATGAAtcaattctttatatatatatatatatataaacttacaTGACCAATATGAAAGCATTCATTGGAGAAACACAgaagatttttttcttgagtAAAACAACCATTGATGATTAAAGAAAATCACAGTGTTTCTGTTCAGGATCGGTCTGTCAAAGTTTGGTACCCAAAAGGATACAGTTTCAGTAACCAGAAAGAGACAAAGTTTTAAGAGTGGAGGAGAAACATATTTTTTTGCTTGCATTCATTGGGCTAGACCAAATTAGTTAAAAAGAAGTTTACAAAAAAGTTTCTCATCATGACATTTGAATTCCAAGACAAAACAACGTTAATAAACCTAGTACTATAAAGGCAATCAAGAACTTGAGCATACATTGGCTGCAGTGGCGGTGAGagatcttctttttcttttaatgctgGGTGGCACATTTAATGCTGAGTGGAGGGGCATCCTTGCTATTTGCTTGTTGACAAGTCAACCATCCTTTTGCTTCTCCACATTGTGTCCCTTGTATTGCTGACCGGTCAACTTCTTCAAGTTCAGTTTCAAGCATCTTGCAACACCCTTCCTTGTTTGAAACTTCTTCAACACCCAACTGTAATCTCAGATAATTATGCTTCTTTACTGGTAGGGATTTTGTGAGAATATCAGCCTTCTGATCTTCGGACTTACAATACTTTAACACAATTAAACCATCAGCAACTAAACCATGAATAAAATGAAAGTGAATGTCGATGTGCTTTGTCCTCCCATGGTGTGCTGGGTTCTTTGCAATTTCTATAGCCGACCTGTTATCACACCAGACTTCAATGGCTTTATCTCCCTTCATTCCACAATCATCCAGCATTCTTCTCAACCAAATTCCTTGACAGGATGCAGCAGTAGCAACAATATACTCAGCTTTGGTTGTGCTTAGAGCTGTTACCTCTTGCTTCTTGGAGCCCCATGAGATGGCTCCTGAACCAAGATCAAACACCATCCTAGAGGTGTTGCGTCTGTCATCTATCGAGCCTCCCCAATCGCTGTCACTGTAACCTCTTAGCTTCCACTCTCCAACTTCAGTATACCTTACTCCAAAGTTGGTTGTTCCTGCTATATATCTCAGCAGGTGCTTTGCAGCCCCGAGATGAGTTTTGGTAGGTTTGCTGACAAAACTTGAGAGTAAATTCACAGTGAAGGCAATGTCTGGACGTGTGTGTGTGAGATACAACAACCTTCCAATTAAGCTTCTATAAACCTTTGGATCAGCATCTCCAGAATTGTCATTGCTTTGGAGTTTCTCATTGCATTTCATAGGTATGCAAACTGGGTTGCAATGTTGCATCTGAAACAGCTTCAACGTCTCCTCCGCATATCTCCTTTGAGTGATGAAAATCTCCTTTCGATTTTGCTTCACTTCCAATCCTAGGAAGTAATTCAACAGCCCCAAATCTGTCATCTCAAAGCACTCCTTCATTTCTTGCTTAAAACTCTCCACCATTGCTTGAGATGAGCTCAGATAAATAATGTCATCCACATAGATACTCACCAGCAACAGGTTTCCATCTCTATCACTTCATTTATATAGAGTATGTTCATTTGCACTCCTAATAAACCCTTTACTCAGAAAATACCCGTCAATTTTCGAGTACCAAGCTCTAGGAGCTTATCTCAGACCATACAGGGCTTTTCTCAACTTCAGCACTTTGttctcttctccttcctcttcaTAACCAGTTGGCTGCTTAACATATACCTCTTCAAGGATTTCCCCATTCAAAAATGCCGACTTGATATCAAATTGATAAACCGGCCGCCCTTGTTGAGCTGCCACAGAAAGAAGAAGACGCACGGTCTCCATCCTAGCCACTGGTGCATAAATTTCATGAAAATCAACCCCTGCTTGTTGAGTGTAACCCTTCACGACCAGGCGAGCTTTGTGTCTCTGAACCCTTCCATCTGACAGATACTTGGTCTTGTACACCCACTTTAGCTGCACCACCTTCTTGTCACGAGGACGATCAGTCAGTTCCCAAGTCCCATTTCGTTCTATTGCATCCATCTCCTCTTTTATAGCTTCTCTCCACACGTCAGTCTTCACTGCTTCTTCATATGTGATTGGGTCACAGACTTTTAGAGCAAATGTGCAGCTCTCATAGATGTCCTTCAACAATTTCACCTTTCTCACTGGTGATTCTCTCACGTGATCATCATCATGGTTAGCATCATCTCTGGTCTCTCCTTCTGTATTAACTGCATCATGTGCACCTATTTGAGTTGCTGGAGATGAACTGAGTCTCGGGCCAGCGTCTTCACCTGAACAGTATGCGTCTGTAGCTGAGTCTTCAAAGAAAATCAGTGGAGAATTCCCAGTCTTTGAACTAGAATTCCAATCCCAACCTGCACCTTCGTTAAATATTACATCTCTACTTATAATAACCTTAGATGTAATGGGATTGTAAAGCCGATATGCCTTAGAATTCAGGCAATATTCAATGAACACACATCGTTCAGATTTGGAGTCTAACTTTTGTAGTTTATTTGAGGGAATTAAAGTATAGGCTATACACCCAAAGACCCTGAGATGACTCACCTTGGGTTTGCATTTGTGCCAAGCTTCGTATGGTGTCATGTCTCTCAGAGCACTGGTAGGCGATAGATTGATGAGATACACGGCTGTGTTAACTGCTTCTCCCCAGAAACAATTTGGCAGCCTCCTCTCCTTCATCAAAGCTTTGGCCATGTTCATAATGGTTCTGTTCTTCCTCTCCGAAAcgccattttgttgtggtgaaTATGGAGCAGTGAGCTGCTTGATAATTCCACATTCTTCACAGAGAGAATTGAAATCATTGCCGGTGAATTGTCCTCCTCTATCCGTGCGTAACACCTTGATCTTCAAACCCGATTGAGTTTCCACCATCCGTTTGAATGTTATAAAGGTTTGTAGAGCCTCATATTTTTGCTTCAAACAATAGATCCAACACATTCTGGTGTGATTATCAACAAACAACAAGTAATACTTGCTGCCGCCTAGAGAGCTCGTTTGCATCGGCCCACAGATGTCAGTGTGAATCAATTGCAGAGGAGCACGAGCATTTCCCCCGGTCTTAGATTGAAAGGATTTCCTCACTTGCTTCTCCATGGCACAGCTTTCACATTGATTCACCTTGCCAATATTGCCAAGTCCCAACACCAATTCACTATTTTTCATACTCCTTAGTGCATCAAAATTCAAGTGACCAAGCCTGAGGTGCCATAACCTTGTTGTTTCCTTCACACTCATTGCTATATTTGCATGTCCCATGTCTGAAATAATAAGAGGATACATGTTGTTTCTTGTCTTGATTATCCTCGCCATTATCTCACCAGTTTTATCACTACTAATCGCGCACCCATTTCTTGCAAACATTACTGAGTACCCGTTGTCCGCGAGCTGGCCAACACTTTCGGGGAGGTTAGTGCCAACCCGAAACATCATCATACACCATGCAACAGCTTGGTCCTTCCTCCCGATGCAGCAAGAGACACAGTTCCTCTCCCTTGAACAAGCATCTCCTTATTATCTCCCAGCCTTACATTGATCTTCTGGGTTTCATCAAGGTTAGAGAACAACTCCCTCGCACCAATCATGTGATTGGAACACCCACTGTCCAGCAACCATACTGATGAggtcttctctctttcttcgcACACAGCCATGAAAAGATTGCTTGCGTCTTTCTCCTCAGCGACCATTGTAGCTTCCTTTTCTGTGCTCTTGTCTCTATACCAACAGTCCATCTTCATGTGACCAAACTTCTTGCATATATGACATTGTATGTTCCCTTTGTAGCTCCTTTATTCACCTTGTTGTTGCCTATACTCACTTGATCGACCTCTACCTCTTCCTCTGAATCTCCCTCGAGAGCATCCTTTTCCACGACCCCTAAAggaatatttttctttgtctttacTTCCTATTGCTTCACCTTTGACATGGAATGCCTTCTCTTCCTTTTCGGACTGATCAACAGCTTGTCTCAGCAACCTAGCTTCATGAGCGAGTAGCGAACCACTCACATCGTCCATTGTTAGTTTGGTGAGGTCCTTGGACTCCTCAATGGCTGTCACTACATGGTTGAATTTGGACTACTCAAGAGTTTCCCAACAACCATAGCTTCTGAGATAGTATCTCCCAGGCTCTTCATTTGGTTTGCCATCTCTTGAACCCTTGTAATGTAACTCTAAACTCCTTCATTTCCTTTTATCCTGAGATTCTCAAAGTCCTGTCTCAGTGTTTGAAGTTTGACAGCCACCACCTTCGGGTTTCCTTGTACAACCCTCTTCAGAGCAGCCCATGCCTCTGCAGCTGTGTTTGCCGAAGCAATGCGTGCGAGGATAGGTCGTGTGAGGGCTTGCTGTATGAAATACAGCGCCTTGGCATCCTTCTTCCTGTTCTCTCTCACTTTGGCTTCATCATCCTTCTCTGAAAAACCCTTCTCAACAAGCTCCCATAGCTCTTGAGATCTAAATAAGGTCTTCATCATTAGACACCAAATGTCATAGTCTTCTCCATCAAAGATGAGCACCGCTGGTCCTGAAACACCTCCTGGTGGATTGCTGTTGGATGCCATGGATGTTTGACAAAGAaccagctctgataccactgttcaGGATCGGTCTGTCAAAGTTTGGTACCCAAAAGGATACAGTTTCAGTAACCAGAAAGAGACAGTTTTAAGAGTGGAGGAGAAACAGATTTTTTTGCTTGCATTCATTGGGCTAGACCAAATCAGTTAAAAAAAGGTTTACAAAAAAGTTTCTCATCATGACATTTGAATTACAAGACAAAACAACGTTAATAAACCTAGCTAGTACTATAAAGGCAATCAAGAGCTTAAGCATACATTGGCTGCAGTGGCGGTGAGagatcttctttttcttttaatgctgGGTGGCACATTTAATGCTGAGTGGAGGGGCATCCTTGCTATTTGCTTGTTGACAAGTCAACCATCCTTTTGCATCTCCACAATGTGTCCCTTGTATTGCTGACCGGTCAACTTCTTCAAGTTCAGTTTCAAGCATCTTGCAACAGTTTCAAGCAAAATGAAGACAGAAAACAAGAGATTTAACATAAATTATCAGAAAAACAATGCTAAGAAAAATTAGAACTCACAGTAGACTTCATTGGAATATCCTCCGCACCGAGACCCCTCCTATGTTCCCGTAGTTTCTGCAACTGAGCCCTATAAACTCTAGAGTTCATTGGCTTCCTTACTTTTAATCCGGAAGGTCCGGAGCCGTCATTGGAATCTTTCTCTTTCATGTGGGTTTCATCACAGTTGTTGGCCGATGGAATCCGGCAAAGGCCTGAATAAATTCAAATCAATGTTTAAAATTGCCTTTCATCAACAAATACTTTGAAAGAAAGACGAAAACTTACTACTGTTTGAATCTTCACCGATGCCATTAAATTCCATATTTGCTTTTCTGTTTTTGAAGCCCTTCCTATTAATACAGAAATTGTTGATTCTGCAAGCATCGTGACCAAAGATCTTTAGAGTAAAAACCATGTTACCCTCATAacagaagaaaagaatgcatccTTCACCGAGACCATGGGCTTTGATCATTTCTTCCCAACCATCTGTGAAGAATAAGCCTTCTTCGGTTTTTTGAACTTTTACGTGCCAAAATTCACCAGTCGAGAATATCATGGCTTTTCCATGGTTGTCATCGATAATATGCCCAACAAATGCTGGTGGAATGCGCTAAAAGAAAACACCACAGCAAACTTAGAAATTATATCAAGAGATAGATAGAACTTCTTTCCATATTGTCATATAAACCAAAAACATGAGCCTCTTCTTTACACATACTCGaggtattttcttttagaaaactGTTTGATATAT containing:
- the LOC120282128 gene encoding uncharacterized protein LOC120282128, which gives rise to MASSSTTEVPLPTLPLFKGEGYERWCVKMKTLFRSQGLWKVVENGVITTGTEAQKEDSQKEDAKAMYLIQQAVDDHIFDRISAAKSAKEAWEQIQKQHQGPSRIISVRRQTLRQRFEVLQMKDTENIQEYITRVVTIVNQIKGLGFEITEEEVVSKILRSLTPRFNYVVAAIEEAKDISKMSLDELTSSLQAHEIRMENVGEKVEERAFHVKGESSGVQKWIPRGRGRGVFHGRGRGRGRGRVYVPKQNSGGDYTSQANNQRPTRSYIQCHICKRYGHLKADCRFRNKAADTNFLETNISNEPTNLFMVQTTGQHPGSSIWLVDSVVPTI
- the LOC120282130 gene encoding putative B3 domain-containing protein Os04g0347400; this encodes MIFSTGEFWHVKVQKTEEGLFFTDGWEEMIKAHGLGEGCILFFCYEGNMVFTLKIFGHDACRINNFCINRKGFKNRKANMEFNGIGEDSNSSLCRIPSANNCDETHMKEKDSNDGSGPSGLKVRKPMNSRVYRAQLQKLREHRRGLGAEDIPMKSTMLETELEEVDRSAIQGTHCGDAKGWLTCQQANSKDAPPLSIKCATQH